Proteins encoded together in one Thermophilibacter immobilis window:
- a CDS encoding ABC transporter ATP-binding protein, producing the protein MADDRDLEATGAGAERRGADPASSRRTVGRLWLAAAGQRWRLVVAAACSIASVAGSVAATAYSAHLMDLLWENIQASFSAGEPFVVTLHNGGAQILTFLGLWTCSWLFYTVQTLVMASFAERLNLALRSRISLKLGRLPLAYYDAHQPGDAISRATNDLDKISEVLQRGLLQIMTSVVTVICSVAVMCTYSLTLASVFACFVLVSFMVTKVVGVRTLKVASRRQALLGTLTGRVEEAYSGRAVIKAFGREPQSLEEIRQAADDLAEVSASADFLTNAIAPAIRFLMRLCQVAVGLLAGGMLVAGQLSVGVFQAFFQYVLKASEPLMQLSLTMNMLQGALAAAERVFALLDEDEIVADPPVPAQLAASSGGRVAFEHVCFGYAPDQPLMRDVSFVAEPGQKVAIVGATGAGKTTLINLLMRFYEVDGGRVTLDGVDTRELTRADLRRRFGMVLQDAWLFEGTIAENIAYGKPGATTEEVEAAARAAHVDFFVRTLPRGYDTMLSNDAENVSQGQRQLLTIARAMLTDPSILILDEATSSVDTRTEQAIVRAMEAVMENRTSFVIAHRLSTIVDADLILVMESGTIIEQGTHSELLAAGGAYAELYRSQFA; encoded by the coding sequence ATGGCGGACGATAGGGACCTCGAGGCCACGGGCGCGGGCGCCGAGAGGCGCGGGGCCGACCCCGCGAGCTCCCGCAGGACCGTGGGCAGGCTCTGGCTGGCGGCCGCCGGCCAGCGCTGGAGGCTCGTCGTTGCCGCCGCCTGCTCGATTGCGAGCGTGGCGGGAAGCGTGGCCGCGACGGCCTACAGCGCCCACCTGATGGACCTGCTCTGGGAGAACATCCAGGCGTCCTTCTCCGCGGGCGAGCCCTTCGTGGTCACGCTTCACAACGGCGGTGCCCAGATCCTGACGTTTCTGGGCCTCTGGACGTGCTCCTGGCTGTTCTACACCGTCCAGACGCTCGTCATGGCGAGCTTCGCCGAGCGCCTCAACCTCGCCCTGCGCTCCCGGATCTCTCTCAAGCTCGGGCGGCTTCCGCTTGCCTACTACGACGCTCACCAGCCCGGCGACGCGATCAGCCGAGCCACGAACGACCTCGACAAGATCTCGGAGGTCCTGCAGCGCGGCCTCCTCCAGATCATGACCTCGGTGGTCACCGTGATCTGCTCCGTGGCCGTGATGTGCACCTACAGCCTCACGCTCGCGAGCGTCTTCGCGTGCTTCGTGCTCGTTTCGTTCATGGTGACCAAGGTCGTGGGCGTCCGGACTCTCAAGGTCGCCTCAAGGCGCCAGGCGCTGCTCGGCACCCTTACGGGGCGCGTTGAGGAGGCCTACAGCGGGCGCGCGGTCATCAAGGCCTTCGGTCGCGAGCCCCAGAGCCTCGAGGAGATTCGCCAGGCCGCCGACGACCTCGCCGAGGTCTCCGCCTCGGCGGACTTCCTCACCAACGCGATCGCGCCGGCCATCCGCTTCCTCATGCGCCTGTGCCAGGTCGCGGTGGGGCTTCTCGCCGGCGGCATGCTCGTGGCCGGCCAGCTCTCCGTGGGAGTCTTCCAGGCGTTCTTCCAGTACGTGCTCAAGGCGTCCGAGCCGCTCATGCAGCTCTCGCTCACCATGAACATGCTGCAGGGCGCCCTGGCCGCCGCCGAGCGCGTGTTCGCGCTGCTCGACGAGGACGAGATCGTGGCCGACCCGCCGGTGCCCGCCCAGCTTGCGGCGTCCTCGGGCGGGCGCGTGGCCTTCGAGCACGTGTGCTTTGGCTACGCGCCAGACCAACCGCTCATGCGCGACGTGTCCTTCGTGGCCGAGCCGGGGCAGAAGGTCGCCATCGTCGGGGCCACGGGCGCCGGCAAGACGACCCTCATCAACCTGCTCATGCGCTTCTACGAGGTCGACGGCGGGCGCGTTACGCTCGACGGCGTGGACACGCGCGAGCTCACGCGCGCGGATCTGCGCCGCCGCTTTGGCATGGTGCTGCAGGACGCCTGGCTCTTCGAGGGGACCATCGCCGAGAACATTGCCTACGGGAAGCCCGGGGCGACGACCGAGGAGGTCGAGGCCGCCGCCCGCGCCGCGCACGTGGACTTCTTCGTGCGCACGCTGCCGCGCGGCTACGACACCATGCTCTCCAACGACGCCGAGAACGTCTCGCAGGGCCAGCGGCAGCTGCTCACCATCGCCCGCGCGATGCTCACGGACCCGTCCATCCTTATCCTCGACGAGGCCACCTCGAGCGTGGACACCCGCACCGAGCAGGCCATTGTGCGTGCGATGGAGGCCGTCATGGAGAACCGCACGAGCTTCGTCATCGCGCACCGCCTCTCCACGATCGTGGATGCCGACCTCATCTTGGTGATGGAGTCCGGCACCATCATCGAGCAGGGTACCCACAGCGAGCTTCTGGCCGCCGGCGGTGCCTATGCCGAGCTCTACCGCAGCCAGTTCGCATAG
- a CDS encoding FmdB family zinc ribbon protein, translating to MARYDYHCPACDATFEVEHPMSARPKVVCPSCGHEAERLFDPSSIVFRGSGFYNTDQRTKGSHAEKVSGAACDSCPSA from the coding sequence ATGGCTCGTTATGACTACCACTGCCCGGCCTGCGACGCAACGTTCGAGGTGGAGCACCCCATGAGCGCGCGGCCCAAGGTCGTCTGCCCCAGCTGCGGCCACGAAGCCGAGCGTCTCTTCGACCCCTCAAGCATCGTCTTCAGGGGATCGGGCTTCTACAACACCGACCAGCGCACCAAGGGCTCCCATGCCGAGAAGGTCTCGGGCGCGGCCTGCGACTCCTGTCCCAGCGCGTAG